A stretch of Ipomoea triloba cultivar NCNSP0323 chromosome 11, ASM357664v1 DNA encodes these proteins:
- the LOC115997434 gene encoding uncharacterized protein LOC115997434, giving the protein MSDLKTPKPTTTTTCFLFLLLSFSVLLSSAAYEKSAAAAAVCGAAVLVAALLVLAVRTTIVTWITIIVLLAFAGKRRRVLAKDGDKITSDVALCLAKVVLRGRGGVLAFSCAVAVLGFSTLAWIS; this is encoded by the coding sequence ATGTCCGACCTCAAAACCCCCAAACCCACCACCACAACAACGTGTTTCCTCTTCCTCCTGCTTTCCTTCTCCGTACTCCTCTCTTCCGCCGCCTACGAAaaatccgccgccgccgccgccgtctgCGGGGCGGCGGTCCTTGTGGCGGCGCTGCTCGTTCTCGCCGTCCGGACCACCATAGTGACGTGGATCACGATCATTGTGCTGCTGGCGTTCGCCGGAAAACGCCGACGTGTCCTCGCAAAAGACGGCGACAAAATTACCTCCGACGTGGCACTGTGCTTGGCCAAGGTTGTTCTCCGGGGAAGAGGCGGCGTTCTTGCCTTCTCCTGCGCCGTCGCGGTTTTGGGGTTTAGCACATTGGCTTGGATCTCATAA
- the LOC115997391 gene encoding (-)-germacrene D synthase-like, protein MAANSILPLSVLTLDQTQLHDVSRRSADFHPSIWGDYFLSYSSQAKLEVDAPEWQEHQHLREKVKNMIMEAQHTTSQKLDLINKIQHLGVCYQFQKEIEATLQQIFEAYNEFNVKEDENDLYIVSLKFRLLRQGGYPISSNVFEKFTNSEGKFSESLINNVPAMLSLYEASHLRVHGEKILEEALTFTTSHLQSMLPNLTSLLRTEVSEALKQPFYKRIRRLEAKRYISIYEVDETHDPMLLKLAKLDFNMLQKEHKRELGIFTRWWKDLDVTNNFPFARDRLVEGYFWTLGIYFEPQYSLARKFFFKVISMSSIIDDIHDVYGTPNELQLFSDAIERWDATAVNELPEYMKICYMALLDVYVEMEKELAETGELYRIDYAKTEMKIFVRTQLKENKWLRDRCTPKFEEYMKLATETCGLRLLLTTSLVGMQEDFVTKEAFDWVTKGALIVEAASVICRLMDDIAGHEFEQQRGHVASSVECYMNEYKKSKEDTYKELQERVINAWKDINQECFKPLFPMPILTRALNFSRIMDTLYDDGDSYTHSKTKMKDYITSLFVDPVP, encoded by the exons ATGGCTGCCAACAGTATTCTACCATTATCAGTTCTTACATTGGACCAAACACAGTTGCATGACGTTAGTCGCCGTTCTGCCGATTTTCATCCAAGCATTTGGGGTGACTATTTCCTTTCTTATTCTTCTCAGGCCAAG CTGGAAGTGGATGCACCGGAATGGCAAGAGCATCAACATCTGAGGGAAAAGGTGAAGAACATGATTATGGAAGCCCAACACACCACTTCCCAAAAACTGGACTTGATTAACAAGATCCAACACTTAGGAGTGTGTTATCAGTTTCAAAAGGAGATTGAAGCTACCTTGCAACAAATATTTGAGGCCTACAACGAATTCAATGTCAAGGAAGATGAGAATGATCTTTACATTGTCTCACTGAAATTTCGATTACTCAGACAAGGAGGATATCCAATATCAAGTA ATGTGTTTGAAAAGTTCACGAACAGTGAAGGCAAGTTCAGTGAGTCATTGATCAACAATGTGCCTGCAATGTTGAGCTTGTACGAGGCGTCACATCTCAGAGTGCATGGTGAGAAGATTTTGGAAGAAGCACTGACTTTTACCACTTCTCATCTACAATCCATGCTGCCAAACTTGACTAGTCTTCTTAGAACAGAAGTCAGTGAAGCACTAAAGCAGCCATTTTACAAAAGAATAAGGAGATTAGAAGCAAAAAGATACATAtcaatttatgaagttgatgaAACACATGATCCTATGTTGTTGAAGTTAGCCAAACTGGACTTCAACATGTTGCAGAAGGAACACAAAAGGGAGCTAGGTATTTTCACAAG ATGGTGGAAAGACTTAGACGTTACAAATAATTTTCCGTTTGCAAGGGATAGATTGGTGGAAGGGTACTTTTGGACTTTAGGAATATACTTTGAACCACAATATTCTCTAGCAAGGAAATTTTTCTTTAAAGTCATCTCTATGTCTTCAATTATTGATGATATACATGATGTCTATGGAACCCCTAACGAGCTCCAACTCTTCTCAGATGCAATCGAAAG ATGGGATGCTACTGCTGTAAATGAATTACCAGAATATATGAAAATTTGCTACATGGCTCTTCTTGATGTATATGTTGAAATGGAGAAAGAGTTAGCAGAGACAGGTGAATTATACCGTATCGACTATGCCAAAACAGAG ATGAAAATTTTTGTGAGAACACAActgaaagaaaacaaatggcTTCGTGATCGATGTACTCCAAAGTTTGAGGAGTATATGAAGCTTGCAACTGAAACGTGCGGTTTAAGGTTGCTACTAACAACTTCTCTAGTGGGCATGCAAGAAGATTTTGTAACAAAAGAGGCTTTTGATTGGGTGACTAAGGGGGCATTAATAGTTGAAGCTGCTTCCGTTATTTGCAGATTAATGGATGACATAGCTGGACATGAG TTTGAGCAACAAAGAGGTCACGTAGCATCATCTGTGGAATGCTACATGAATGAATATAAGAAATCCAAAGAAGATACCTATAAGGAGTTGCAAGAACGAGTCATCAATGCATGGAAAGACATTAATCAAGAATGTTTTAAACCTCTTTTTCCTATGCCTATACTCACTAGAGCCCTCAACTTCTCTAGAATAATGGATACGCTATATGATGATGGAGATTCATACACACATTCCAAAACCAAGATGAAAGACTACATTACCTCCTTGTTTGTTGATCCAGTCCCATAA
- the LOC115997335 gene encoding uncharacterized protein LOC115997335, with amino-acid sequence MKRNQEEEPIEEDNTTSHHHNHEITKAAAQAWHARQSTSRPATSEFDARRLNFKAWPTRFAVEAMRKALTASNNEQLDYNNGAIISSIDARKWDFGESLWDYYEIVTVAKKLEVGLVLDHPFTSPLDEPIRIRKKKVHKEGKNSLRNLFSKISSKRFSGDDVPLD; translated from the coding sequence ATGAAGAGAAACCAAGAGGAGGAGCCAATTGAGGAGGACAACACTACTTCTCATCATCACAACCATGAAATCACCAAGGCGGCGGCGCAAGCGTGGCACGCCCGCCAAAGCACATCCCGCCCCGCCACGTCAGAGTTCGACGCCCGGCGCCTCAATTTCAAGGCCTGGCCAACGAGGTTCGCGGTTGAAGCGATGAGGAAGGCGTTGACGGCTAGCAATAATGAACAACTGGATTACAACAATGGCGCGATAATAAGCAGTATCGATGCCCGGAAATGGGATTTCGGGGAGTCCCTTTGGGACTATTATGAGATTGTGACTGTGGCTAAGAAGTTGGAGGTTGGGTTAGTGCTGGACCACCCATTCACTTCTCCATTGGATGAGCCAATCCGGATTAGGAAGAAGAAGGTGCACAAAGAGGGTAAGAATAGCTTGAGGAATTTGTTTAGTAAGATTTCTTCCAAGAGATTTAGTGGAGATGATGTACCACTTGATTAA